The Pelmatolapia mariae isolate MD_Pm_ZW linkage group LG9, Pm_UMD_F_2, whole genome shotgun sequence genome has a segment encoding these proteins:
- the alg14 gene encoding UDP-N-acetylglucosamine transferase subunit ALG14 homolog, with protein MMSLLGFGSAVLFLCLFFIIRLYIVVKTGANYKPGTKGRVTVLVVAGSGGHTTEILHLLQCMSAAYTPRHYVIADTDRMSEEKICTFESLKQQSDSQFTICRIPRSREVHQSWSSSVVSTLNALRYSLPLVFRLRPDMVLCNGPGTCIPLCVAGLLLGILGIKKVLIVYAESICRVQTLSLTGKILYPVSDYFFVQWSSLRDKYPKSIFLGRMV; from the exons ATGATGTCGCTGTTGGGATTCGGGtcagcagttttatttttatgtttatttttcattattcgCCTTTATATCGTTGTGAAGACGGGCGCTAACTACAAGCCTGGAACCAAGGGTCGGGTTACTGTTCTGGTGGTCGCAGGATCAG GTGGTCACACCACAGAGATCCTGCACCTGCTGCAGTGCATGTCTGCAGCCTACACACCTCGACACTATGTCATTGCAGACACCGACAGGATGAGCGAGGAGAAAATTTGCACATTTGAAAGCCTCAAACAACAGTCGGACTCACAG TTCACCATCTGTCGGATCCCGCGGAGCCGCGAGGTGCACCAGTCCTGGAGCTCGTCTGTCGTCAGCACTCTGAATGCCCTGCGCTATTCCCTCCCTCTGGTGTTCAGGCTCAGACCGGACATG gTGCTGTGTAACGGCCCGGGGACGTGCATTCCCCTTTGTGTAGCAGGACTCCTCCTTGGAATTCTGGGAATAAAGAAAGTCCTGATAGTTTACGCTGAGAGTATTTGCCGTGTCCAGACGTTGTCACTCACTGGGAAGATCCTGTATCCTGTATCCGACTACTTCTTTGTACAGTGGTCGTCTCTGAGGGACAAATACCCCAAATCCATTTTCCTCGGAAGAATGGTGTGA
- the steap2 gene encoding metalloreductase STEAP2, translating into MDSMSLMSGSRNPVFLTASSSHHAQAPLLPKGMKNGAADPGSWCVSAQPTVAILGSGDFSKCLTIRLLRCGFRVVVGSRHPKLAAHSFPHVVDVTHHEDAVGKANVVFLAIRREHYSVVWDLKHLLEGKILVDVSNNKRANQYPESNAEYLASLLPDSIVVKGFNVISAWAMQQSYPKDASTQVFICSDSVEARQQIMELARQLNFQPVDMGTLSSSRDIENMPIQLFPGWKGPVLAAVALSIFFFSYSFIRDIIHPYMKYKQSDFYKIPIEIVNRTLPTVAITLLALVYLAGQLAAAHQLYYGTKYKHFPHWLENWLQSRKQLGLLSFFLAAVHVLYSVCLPLRRSERYLLLNTAYQQVHSNMESTWNEEEVWRVEMYVSFGIMSLGLLSLLAVTSIPSVHSTLNWREFGFIQSTLGYIALLIATFHGLLFGWKRAFEEEAYRFYLPPSFVVALALPVCVIVGKLLILLPCVARKLHQIRRGQDSSEMRGKRMEPVGSAAHISPERVTIM; encoded by the exons ATGGACTCCATGTCTCTGATGAGTGGAAGCAGGAACCCCGTGTTCCTCACAGCCTCCTCCTCCCACCATGCCCAGGCCCCCCTGCTGCCCAAAGGCATGAAGAATGGAGCTGCAGATCCAGGAAGCTGGTGCGTGTCTGCTCAGCCTACTGTGGCCATTCTGGGATCAGGTGACTTCTCCAAGTGCCTGACCATTCGCCTGCTGCGCTGTGGCTTCCGTGTAGTGGTGGGTAGCCGCCATCCCAAATTGGCAGCCCACTCATTTCCACATGTGGTGGATGTAACACACCACGAAGATGCTGTGGGGAAGGCTAACGTTGTATTCCTGGCAATCCGCCGTGAGCACTATTCTGTTGTGTGGGACCTCAAACACCTACTGGAAG GGAAGATCCTGGTGGATGTGAGTAACAATAAGCGAGCGAACCAGTATCCAGAGTCCAACGCTGAGTATCTGGCTTCACTGCTGCCAGACTCTATCGTGGTCAAAGGCTTCAACGTCATCTCAGCCTGGGCCATGCAGCAGAGCTACCCTAAGGATGCCAGCACACAG GTGTTCATCTGCAGTGACTCAGTGGAGGCCAGGCAGCAGATCATGGAATTAGCCCGGCAGCTCAACTTCCAGCCGGTGGACATGGGCACCCTGTCTTCTTCCCGTGATATTGAGAACATGCCTATCCAGTTATTCCCTGGCTGGAAGGGCCCCGTTCTTGCTGCTGTGGCCCTctccatcttctttttttcttactcGTTTATTCGAGATATAATTCACCCATATATGAAATACAAGCAGAGTGACTTTTACAAGATCCCAATAGAGATAGTGAATCGGACACTGCCTACCGTCGCCATCACTCTCTTGGCCCTGGTGTACCTTGCAGGACAGTTAGCAGCTGCCCACCAGCTCTACTATGGCACCAAGTACAAGCATTTCCCGCACTGGCTGGAAAACTGGCTGCAGAGCCGGAAACAGCTGGGCCTCCTTAGTTTTTTCCTGGCTGCTGTTCATGTTCTCTACAGCGTGTGCCTGCCTCTGAGAAGGTCTGAGAGATACCTGCTGCTCAACACTGCTTATCAACAG GTCCACTCTAACATGGAAAGCACGTGGAACGAGGAAGAAGTGTGGAGGGTGGAGATGTATGTTTCCTTTGGGATCATGAGTCTGGGGCTGCTGTCTCTGCTGGCTGTCACCTCCATCCCGTCTGTCCACAGCACGCTCAACTGGAGGGAATTCGGCTTCATACAG TCCACTCTGGGGTACATCGCCCTGCTCATCGCGACCTTCCACGGGCTGCTGTTTGGCTGGAAACGCGCCTTTGAGGAGGAGGCCTACCGCTTCTACCTGCCCCCCAGCTTCGTCGTGGCCCTGGCTCTCCCAGTGTGCGTCATCGTTGGGAAGCTGCTGATCCTGCTCCCTTGCGTTGCCCGCAAGCTCCACCAGATCCGCAGGGGTCAGGACAGCAGTGAGATGAGGGGCAAGCGCATGGAGCCGGTGGGCTCAGCTGCCCACATTTCCCCTGAGAGGGTCACCATTATGTGA